In a genomic window of Maricaulis maris MCS10:
- a CDS encoding pyridoxal phosphate-dependent decarboxylase family protein yields MKLEEFGLWSRRIADWSKTYLETLRERPVRPATRPADVLNALPVTPPEDATDMAEIFADFERIVPDAMTHWQHPRFFAYFPANAAPASILAEQLVSTMAAQCMLWQTSPAATEMETRMVDWLRQALGLPDGWRGVIQDSASSATLSAVMTMRERALDWRGIRSGLAGEKAPRIYASAQTHSSVDKACWVAGIGQDNLVKIATTDDYGMDPDALRAAIRADRAAGHLPAGIVICVGGTAIGASDPVAAIIEVARAEGLYTHIDAAWAGSAMICPELRHIWEGAEGADSIVFNPHKWLGAQFDCSVQFLRDPTDQLKSLTLRPDYLETPGMDDAVNYSEWTIPLGRRFRALKLWFLIRAYGLEGLRTRIRNHIAWSNEACEAIRDLPGLEIVTEPRFSLFSFACTAGDEATADLLERINSDGRTYLTQTRHEGRYVIRLQVGQFDCTRADVMEAVAVIGELRGEG; encoded by the coding sequence ATGAAGCTCGAAGAATTTGGCCTGTGGTCGCGGCGCATCGCCGACTGGTCGAAAACCTACCTCGAAACCCTGCGTGAGCGCCCGGTCCGCCCGGCGACACGGCCCGCAGACGTGCTCAATGCCCTGCCCGTCACACCGCCCGAAGACGCCACCGACATGGCCGAGATCTTCGCCGATTTCGAACGCATTGTGCCGGATGCCATGACCCATTGGCAGCATCCCCGTTTCTTCGCCTATTTCCCGGCCAATGCGGCGCCGGCCTCGATCCTGGCCGAACAGCTCGTCTCGACCATGGCGGCGCAATGCATGCTGTGGCAAACCTCGCCGGCGGCAACCGAGATGGAAACCCGCATGGTCGACTGGCTGCGCCAGGCGCTCGGCCTGCCCGATGGCTGGCGCGGCGTCATCCAGGACAGCGCCTCCTCGGCCACCCTCTCCGCCGTCATGACCATGCGTGAGCGGGCGCTGGACTGGCGCGGCATCCGCTCGGGTCTGGCGGGAGAAAAGGCACCGCGCATTTATGCCTCGGCCCAGACCCATTCCTCGGTCGACAAGGCCTGCTGGGTAGCCGGCATCGGTCAGGACAATCTGGTCAAGATCGCCACCACCGATGATTACGGCATGGACCCGGATGCCCTGCGCGCCGCCATCCGGGCTGACCGCGCCGCTGGCCACCTGCCCGCCGGCATCGTGATCTGCGTCGGTGGCACCGCCATCGGCGCCAGCGACCCTGTGGCGGCCATCATCGAGGTCGCGCGGGCCGAGGGCCTCTACACCCATATCGATGCGGCGTGGGCCGGCTCGGCGATGATCTGTCCGGAACTGCGCCATATCTGGGAGGGTGCCGAGGGCGCCGACAGCATCGTCTTCAACCCGCACAAATGGCTCGGCGCCCAATTCGATTGCTCGGTGCAATTCCTTCGCGATCCCACCGACCAGCTCAAATCCCTCACCCTGCGCCCGGATTATTTGGAAACGCCGGGCATGGATGACGCGGTCAATTATTCCGAATGGACCATTCCGCTGGGTCGCCGTTTCCGCGCCCTCAAGCTCTGGTTCCTGATCCGCGCCTACGGGCTGGAGGGGCTGCGCACCCGCATCCGCAATCATATCGCCTGGTCCAACGAGGCCTGCGAGGCCATCCGTGACCTGCCCGGCCTGGAGATTGTCACCGAGCCCCGCTTCAGCCTGTTCAGCTTTGCCTGCACAGCGGGCGATGAGGCCACCGCAGACCTGCTGGAACGCATCAACAGCGATGGCCGCACCTATCTCACCCAGACGCGCCATGAGGGCCGCTATGTGATCCGCCTCCAGGTCGGGCAGTTTGATTGCACGCGGGCGGATGTGATGGAGGCTGTGGCGGTGATCGGGGAGTTGCGGGGCGAAGGCTAG
- a CDS encoding head GIN domain-containing protein: MRHHRFTILAGTALAALALTAPGLAQDSETREFAGFTAIDANGGYELVVVQGETFSVELVGDADDFDDIEIEVERGTLEIDQDTGWFSRRHSLDVVVQVTMPLIEELDFGRGLSAEVSGIDSEQLDVDVSTGASVRLSGSCNALEIDASTGTSLNARNLICARVNVDASTGASVSAHATEASDASASMGASVRIHGNPPSRHASSSMGGSVSHSAGG; this comes from the coding sequence ATGCGCCATCACCGCTTCACCATCCTCGCCGGCACTGCCCTCGCGGCGCTGGCCCTCACCGCGCCGGGCCTGGCCCAGGACAGCGAGACCCGCGAGTTCGCCGGCTTCACGGCGATCGACGCCAATGGCGGTTATGAGCTGGTTGTGGTTCAGGGTGAGACCTTCTCGGTCGAGCTGGTCGGTGACGCCGATGATTTCGACGATATCGAAATCGAGGTCGAGCGCGGCACGCTTGAAATCGATCAGGATACGGGCTGGTTCTCGCGTCGCCACAGCCTGGATGTCGTCGTCCAGGTCACGATGCCGCTCATTGAGGAGCTGGACTTCGGGCGCGGGCTCAGCGCCGAGGTGTCCGGGATTGATTCCGAACAGCTGGACGTTGATGTCTCCACAGGCGCATCAGTCCGCCTGTCAGGCAGCTGCAACGCCCTCGAGATCGATGCCTCGACCGGGACATCGCTCAACGCCCGCAACCTGATCTGTGCCCGGGTCAATGTCGACGCCTCGACCGGGGCGTCAGTGTCGGCGCATGCCACAGAGGCCTCCGATGCCTCGGCCAGCATGGGCGCCTCGGTGCGCATTCACGGTAATCCGCCATCCCGCCATGCGAGCAGTTCGATGGGCGGATCGGTCAGCCATTCCGCCGGCGGCTGA
- the rpmF gene encoding 50S ribosomal protein L32 has protein sequence MAVPKRKTTPSKRGMRRAHDALSSPVYIEDKDSGELRRPHHVDLKSGMYRGRQILEPKDD, from the coding sequence ATGGCCGTCCCTAAAAGAAAAACGACGCCGAGCAAACGCGGCATGCGCCGGGCCCACGACGCCCTGTCGAGCCCGGTCTATATCGAAGACAAGGACAGCGGTGAACTGCGCCGTCCGCACCATGTCGACCTGAAGTCGGGCATGTATCGCGGTCGCCAGATCCTCGAGCCGAAGGACGACTGA